GAAAGGCGAATATCAAATTATTACAATCCGCATGGACGTTTCAAATGAGAAGTTTCTGTTAGACCAAACTCCTCTACTTGAACAGTCTTTATCTTTTTTGGCAGAAGTTCTTCTTCATCCATTGAACGATGGAAACAAATTTGAAGAGTCAAATGTAAATAAAGAAAAAAGAGTACTTAAGCAGAAAATACAGTCGATTTATGATGACAAAATGCGATTTGCAAATAAAAGACTCATTGAAGAAATGTTCAAAGGAAATCGATATGCATTGCATGCCTTCGGTAACGAAGAAGAGGTAGATTCCATTACGTCAGAAGAGCTTTTTGCGTATTATCAAGATGTCATAGAGCATGATGAAATAGACATTTACGTAGTTGGTGATATAGATGGAGACCGAGTTATGGAAACGTTTGAATCCAAATTTCCTTTATCTACGAGAAACCATGATCACAATCCGTCAGTACCACCACTGAACAGGAAAGAGAAAGAAAAAGTAATCTATGATGAGCAGGACGTTAAACAAGGTAAACTTCATATGGGGTACCGTACGTCGATTACCTTTTCTGATCCAGAGTATTTCGCTGTACAAGTGTTTAACGGTATATTTGGAGGTTTCTCTCATTCAAAGCTGTTTATTAATGTGCGAGAGAAAGCGAGCCTTGCTTACTATGCAGTTTCTAGAATCGAGAGCCATGTCGGAGCAATTTTCGTCATGTCAGGAATAGAATTCAAGAATTATGATCAAGCAGTGTCTATCATCCGAGAACAAATGGATAAAATGAAGAATGGAGATATTTCTGTTGGAGAGCTCGAGCAAACAAAGGAAATGCTCAGGAATCAAATTCTAGAATCTGTTGATAACCCAAATAGTTGGGTGGATTTATTATACAACTCTAAGATGTCAGGAGTAGAGCGATCAATAGATGATTGGCTTGAAGGAATTCAGGCTGTAACGATGGAGGATGTAATTGATGCAGCTGCAACCATTTCTTTAGATACGATCTATTTCCTGAAAGGGGAGGGTCAAGAATGATGAAAGAGATTTACTTTGATCAATTACAAGAAACACTTTACTCGGAAACGCTAGAGAATGGATTGCAAGTATATATCCTACCCAAAAAAGGGTTCAATAAGACGTATGCGACTTTTACTACAAAATACGGCTCGGTAGACAATCATTTCACTCCACTTGGAGCAAGCGAGCCGGTGAAAGTACCTGATGGAATCGCCCACTTCCTAGAGCATAAACTGTTTGAAAAGGAAGATCGAGATGTCTTCCAAGATTTCAGTAAACAAGGTGCATCAGCAAATGCCTTCACATCATTTACGCGGACTGCATATTTGTTTTCAAGTACAACAAATGTTCAACAAAACTTGGAAACGTTAATGGATTTTGTTCAAGCTCCATATTTCACTGAAGAAACAGTCGAGAAAGAGAAAGGCATCATCGGTCAAGAAATTGAGATGTATGATGATAATCCAGATTGGCGTGTATATTTCGGTGTGATTGAAAATATGTTCCACCATCACCCAGTTAAAATTGATATTGCAGGGACCGTTTCTTCAATTTCTGATATTACGAAAGATGATCTGTATACGTGTTATGAAACGTTCTACCATCCGAGCAACATGTTGCTGTTCGTTGTTGGAAATATAGACCCACCGGAAATAATGAAATTTATTAAATCTAATCAATCGGCAAAGGAATTTGAGCCCCCATCAAAGATTGAGCGGTATTTTGATAATGAACCACCTGAAGTCGCAAAGAAAAAGTCTGTGATCAAAATGACTGTACAGACACCGAAGTGTATGGTTGGCTACAAACAAGCTAGTCCAGGTCGTTTCGGAGACGAGAGATTAAAGTATGAACTGGGCATGAACCTACTTTTAGATTACCTCTTCGGCCAAAGTTCAACGAACTATGAGTCCTTGTACAGTGAAGGGTTGATTGATCAGTCATTTTCATTCGATTACACTGAAGAAACAGATTTTGGTTTCTCACTTCTAGGTGGGGATACGACTGATCCAGACTTGTTAGCCGAACGAATCACTGAAATGATTGAAGCGGAAAAGACAAAAGGAATTGACAGTAGTGCTATCGATCGTTTAAAGAAGAAGAAAATCGGTAGCTTCCTACGATCGATGAATTCACCTGAATATATCGCAAACCAATTTACACGGTTTCAATTTGGAGATATGAACTTGTTTAATGTCGTGGAAATGTATGACAAAATCACGATTAAGGACTTAGAGAATATCCTTCTGGAACACTTTAATCCAAAGGCATTCACTAGCTGTCAAGTACGACCGAAAAAGGCATGATATAAAAGAAGCTTGAGGCTGACTTAATCGTCAGTCTCTGCTTGTGTAAATTTGTTAAGGAGGGGAGCTTATGAAGCGGTATGCTTTAGTCACAGGTGCTAGCGGTGAAATCGGAGTTGCAATTGCAAGAGAATTGGCAAGCCAAGGGTTCAATCTGTATCTTCACTATTATCAAAACAAACAATCCGTAGAAAAACTACAAATGGAGCTTTCTTCTATTGTTGAATGTCAATTAGTCCAAGCAAATCTCGCTGTCCCTGAAGGACCTTCTGAATTAATTACACAACTACAAAAGCCAGTTGACGTACTCGTCTACAATTGTGGTAGCTCTCATACTGGATTAATGACGGATGTTTCTTCTAAAGAATTAGACAGTATGGTGCAATTACAATTGAAAAGCCCATTTCAATTGCTTCAACTTATCATTCCCGAAATGGTGTCACGAAAAAGTGGATCTGTCGTCTTAATCACCTCGATTTGGGGTCAGACTGGAGCATCTTGTGAGGTGCTCTATTCAATGGTTAAGGGTGGTATGAATACGATGGTAAAAGCGTTGTCCAAAGAACTCGCCCCTAGTAATATACGGGTGAATGCAGTAGCGCCTGGCATTATTGCGACAAAGATGAATGAACAATTATCTGAAGAAGAACTCGAAGCGGTTTCTGACGACATTCCAATTGGTCGTTTAGGTCTCCCTGAAGAAGTTTCTGATGCTGTTGGGTATTTAATTTCTCGCAAGTCCTCCTATATTACAGGACATATTTTACCAGTAAACGGAGCTTGGTATTGTTAGAGGAAATGCATGTATATTTTTGATGTAAAGTGACATGATAAGGCGTGAACGATTTTAATTTCTAGGAGGGACTACACATGTCTGTTCTTGATAACTGGGATGAATGGAAAGGATTTCTCGGAAGCCGTTTGCGCCATGCTGAAGAAAAAGGGATGAAAGGTGGAGCGATTACAGAAATCGCCACCGAAATCGGAGGATATCTTGCTGAGCAAGTCGAACCGAAAAATGCCGAAGAGAAAGTTCTAGCCGATCTATGGAACGTAGCATCTGAAGAAGAGCGCCACTCCATAGCAAGTATGATGGTCAAGCTAGTTGATGGCAGAGACCGAGACGAAGAATAAACGAAGGAATGCTGATCCATACGAAGACTAATTCATTAGTTGCTTCATACAGGATCAGCTTTTTCTTTTTATATACTTCTAGTGAATTTTGTCATATTTATGGGAATTAAAGTCTGGAATTTTAAATTCGATCATTCAGACTTATTTTAAGGGGTTAAAACATTACCAAGTTTTCGTTAATTTTACTTTTCTTAACGATGAAAATCATTTATGATTAGAGAAAAGGTTGTCGGAAATTGATGAACTGTTGAAAGGAGATAGGCAATGGAAGCACAGGAATGGTATTTGGAATATGAAATACATAAAAACCGACCAGGACTTCTAGGGGATATCTCCTCATTACTTGGAATGCTCGGCATTAATATTATAACGATCAATGGCGTAGATAATATGAGAAGAGGCATGCTTTTGCTCGTTCACAACCCTGAACAAGTCGAACGTCTAAAGACAATCCTTGATACGATGGATAACATTACGATTACGAAAATGAGGAAGCCTAAGCTGCGTGATCGATTGGCTGTTCGACATGGTCGCTACATACAACGGGATGCGGATGATAAGAAAACTTTTCGTTTTGTTAGAGATGAGTTAGGTCTTCTTGTCGATTTCATGGCTGAATTATTTAAGGTTGATGGGCATAAACTTATAGGAATTCGCGGGATGCCTAGAGTAGGAAAGACTGAATCCATTGTTGCTGCAAGTGTTTGTGCTAACAAACGTTGGGTGTTCGTTTCCTCCACATTATTGAGACAGACCATCCGTAATCAATTAGCTGACGATGAATATAGTAATGACCATGTTTTCTTAGTAGATGGTATCGTTTCATTGAAACGCTCCTCTGAGAAGCATTGGCAGCTTATTCGTGAAGTGATGAGACTACCTGCTACTAAGATAGTTGAGCATCCTGATATTTTTGTTAGAGAATCCGAGTATAAGATGGAAGATTTCGATTATATTATCGAGTTGCGAGATGAACCTGATCAAGAAATTACATATGATCTCGTTGAAACGAACGTTACAACCTTTGATTTTGAATAGTGGTAGGTGGTAGTATGACCGAATTGGGTCAGCGCTTAAAAGATGCGCGTATTAGTAAAGGATTATCATACGAAGAATTACAAGAGAAAACGAAAATTCAGAAACGCTATTTACAAGCAATCGAAGAAGGGGAGTATGGCGTCCTTCCAGGTGCATTTTATGCTAGAGCTTTTATTAAAAATTATGCAGAAGCGGTTGACTTAGACCCAGATGAGTTGTTTGAAGAGCATGCAAGTGACCTTCCAGCTTCTGATCAAGGGAAAACAGAGTATGCACCTCGGTCTTCACGAGCAACACGTGTACCAAAAGACAGTAAGATTTCGAGAGTGCTTCCACTCATCTTCACGGTCCTACTCCTCAGTGCGTTGTTAGTTGCTGCTTATGTGTTTGTGTCAAACAACGCTGGCAGCATTGGCTCTGAACCAAACAAGGATAATGTTGACGATTTCGACTCTGAGCAACCTGAGGAACCAGCAGATGAATCATCACCAGAGTCTAATGGAAATACTGGTACGGATTCTGAACCTGAGGAAGAAGATGGAACAGAAACGAAATCTGAAGAGGAAGAAGAACCGGTACAAGAACAAAAGCTTGAGCAGGTTTCCACGGAAGGTATCGTTACAACCTATAAACTTTCGGACACTAAGGATTTTAATGTGGAATTAAAAACGACCGATAATTCGTATATTGATGTGAAAGATTCAAATAACAAATTCGTACAGCCTGGTGGGAAAGAGTTTAAGAAGGGCGAAACATTAACGTATGATCTAGCTGATGAATCTGAAGTGACATTTAATATCGGATCGACACCTGCTGTTAGCATTACAGTCAACGGGAAGCCTTTAACCTACACATCAGATAAAGTTCACCAAAAGATTGTTATTCAATTTGAAAAAACATCCGAATCACAATAAAAGCATCAGGATTGACTTTTTTATAGGTCAGTCCTGTTCTTTTTTCGGGAAAATCTCACAGCGCATTAAGTTTCCTTTTCATGTGTTTGTGGTAAAATAAACATGTTTATGATGATAACAGGAGGAAGTTATGAATTTACCGAACAAGATTACTTTTTCACGTGTATTAATGATACCCGTCTTTATGGTGTTTCTACTCGTTCCATTTGATTGG
This Pseudalkalibacillus berkeleyi DNA region includes the following protein-coding sequences:
- the yfmF gene encoding EF-P 5-aminopentanol modification-associated protein YfmF gives rise to the protein MTKTKAPRVIPFDGYTLHLIETEKYKTTTFSIQIKRKIEEKDVTKRALLSQVLKAGTKSYPSSLHIHRLLEEMYGAGFVTSVGKKGEYQIITIRMDVSNEKFLLDQTPLLEQSLSFLAEVLLHPLNDGNKFEESNVNKEKRVLKQKIQSIYDDKMRFANKRLIEEMFKGNRYALHAFGNEEEVDSITSEELFAYYQDVIEHDEIDIYVVGDIDGDRVMETFESKFPLSTRNHDHNPSVPPLNRKEKEKVIYDEQDVKQGKLHMGYRTSITFSDPEYFAVQVFNGIFGGFSHSKLFINVREKASLAYYAVSRIESHVGAIFVMSGIEFKNYDQAVSIIREQMDKMKNGDISVGELEQTKEMLRNQILESVDNPNSWVDLLYNSKMSGVERSIDDWLEGIQAVTMEDVIDAAATISLDTIYFLKGEGQE
- the yfmH gene encoding EF-P 5-aminopentanol modification-associated protein YfmH — encoded protein: MKEIYFDQLQETLYSETLENGLQVYILPKKGFNKTYATFTTKYGSVDNHFTPLGASEPVKVPDGIAHFLEHKLFEKEDRDVFQDFSKQGASANAFTSFTRTAYLFSSTTNVQQNLETLMDFVQAPYFTEETVEKEKGIIGQEIEMYDDNPDWRVYFGVIENMFHHHPVKIDIAGTVSSISDITKDDLYTCYETFYHPSNMLLFVVGNIDPPEIMKFIKSNQSAKEFEPPSKIERYFDNEPPEVAKKKSVIKMTVQTPKCMVGYKQASPGRFGDERLKYELGMNLLLDYLFGQSSTNYESLYSEGLIDQSFSFDYTEETDFGFSLLGGDTTDPDLLAERITEMIEAEKTKGIDSSAIDRLKKKKIGSFLRSMNSPEYIANQFTRFQFGDMNLFNVVEMYDKITIKDLENILLEHFNPKAFTSCQVRPKKA
- the ymfI gene encoding elongation factor P 5-aminopentanone reductase, which codes for MKRYALVTGASGEIGVAIARELASQGFNLYLHYYQNKQSVEKLQMELSSIVECQLVQANLAVPEGPSELITQLQKPVDVLVYNCGSSHTGLMTDVSSKELDSMVQLQLKSPFQLLQLIIPEMVSRKSGSVVLITSIWGQTGASCEVLYSMVKGGMNTMVKALSKELAPSNIRVNAVAPGIIATKMNEQLSEEELEAVSDDIPIGRLGLPEEVSDAVGYLISRKSSYITGHILPVNGAWYC
- a CDS encoding DUF3243 domain-containing protein, with protein sequence MSVLDNWDEWKGFLGSRLRHAEEKGMKGGAITEIATEIGGYLAEQVEPKNAEEKVLADLWNVASEEERHSIASMMVKLVDGRDRDEE
- a CDS encoding DUF3388 domain-containing protein, which codes for MEAQEWYLEYEIHKNRPGLLGDISSLLGMLGINIITINGVDNMRRGMLLLVHNPEQVERLKTILDTMDNITITKMRKPKLRDRLAVRHGRYIQRDADDKKTFRFVRDELGLLVDFMAELFKVDGHKLIGIRGMPRVGKTESIVAASVCANKRWVFVSSTLLRQTIRNQLADDEYSNDHVFLVDGIVSLKRSSEKHWQLIREVMRLPATKIVEHPDIFVRESEYKMEDFDYIIELRDEPDQEITYDLVETNVTTFDFE
- a CDS encoding helix-turn-helix domain-containing protein, with translation MTELGQRLKDARISKGLSYEELQEKTKIQKRYLQAIEEGEYGVLPGAFYARAFIKNYAEAVDLDPDELFEEHASDLPASDQGKTEYAPRSSRATRVPKDSKISRVLPLIFTVLLLSALLVAAYVFVSNNAGSIGSEPNKDNVDDFDSEQPEEPADESSPESNGNTGTDSEPEEEDGTETKSEEEEEPVQEQKLEQVSTEGIVTTYKLSDTKDFNVELKTTDNSYIDVKDSNNKFVQPGGKEFKKGETLTYDLADESEVTFNIGSTPAVSITVNGKPLTYTSDKVHQKIVIQFEKTSESQ